A genomic stretch from Lagenorhynchus albirostris chromosome 12, mLagAlb1.1, whole genome shotgun sequence includes:
- the BEND3 gene encoding BEN domain-containing protein 3, with translation MNATEFSEDVEEVLKNNTVKVETEAEDAALDCSVNSRSSEKHALDSVFTGLQDSSKRKQPGGEGPPDSVPSVKRRRLIPEALLAGMRNRENGSPCQGNGEQAGRGKSSGSAWPGEEEPSNDVTTPSYKKPLYGISHKIMEKKNPPTGDALNMFELFEKANPRNSPSPLRLLNEPQKRDGGGAAAATDSDPNIYFLIQKMFYMLNTLSSNMSQLHSKVDLLSLEVSRIKKQVSPTEMVAKFQPPPEYQLTAAELKQIVDQSLSGGDLACRLLVQLFPELFSDVDFSRGCSACGFAAKRKLESLHLQLIRNYVEVYYPSVKDTAVWQAECLPQLNDFFSRFWAQREMEDSQPGGQVAGFFEAEQVDTSHFLDNKDQEEALSLDRSSTIASDHVVDTQDLTEFLDEASSPGEFAVFLLHRLFPELFDHRKLGEQYSCYGDGGKQELDAQRLQIIRNYTEIYFPDMQEEEAWLQQCAQRINDELEGLGLDAGSEGEPPRDDCYDSSSLPDDISVVKVEDSFEGERPGRRSKKIWLVPIDFDKLEIPQPDFEVPGADCLLSKEQLRSIYESSLSIGNFASRLLVHLFPELFTHENLRKQYNCSGSLGKKQLDPSRIKLIRHYVQLLYPRAKNDRVWTLEFVGKLDERCRRRDTEQRRSYQQQRKVHVPGPECRDLASYAINPERFREEFEGPPLPPERSSKDFCKIPLDELVVPSPDFPVPSPYLLSDKEVREIVQQSLSVGNFAARLLVRLFPELFTAENLRLQYNHSGACNKKQLDPTRLRLIRHYVEAVYPVEKMEEVWHYECIPSIDERCRRPNRKKCDILKKAKKVEK, from the coding sequence GCGCTCCTAGCAGGCATGCGGAACCGGGAGAACGGCTCGCCCTGCCAGGGCAACGGGGAGCAGGCAGGCAGGGGCAAGAGCTCGGGCTCCGCGTGGCCGGGCGAGGAGGAGCCCAGCAACGACGTGACCACGCCCTCCTACAAGAAGCCTTTGTATGGCATCTCGCACAAGATCATGGAGAAGAAGAACCCTCCCACCGGAGACGCGCTTAACATGTTCGAGCTCTTCGAGAAGGCGAACCCCAGGAACAGCCCCTCACCACTGCGGCTCCTGAACGAGCCGCAGAAGCGGGACGGCGGCGGCGCCGCGGCAGCCACCGACAGTGACCCCAACATCTACTTTCTCATCCAGAAGATGTTCTACATGCTCAACACGCTCTCCTCCAACATGTCGCAGCTGCACAGCAAGGTGGACCTGCTCTCCCTGGAGGTGAGCCGCATCAAGAAGCAGGTGAGCCCCACCGAGATGGTAGCCAAGTTCCAGCCGCCCCCCGAGTACCAGCTCACGGCAGCCGAGCTCAAGCAGATCGTGGACCAGAGCCTGTCGGGCGGCGACCTGGCCTGCCGCCTGCTGGTGCAGCTCTTCCCTGAGCTCTTCAGCGACGTGGACTTCTCCCGGGGCTGCAGCGCCTGCGGCTTTGCAGCCAAGCGGAAGCTGGAGTCGCTGCACCTGCAGCTCATCCGCAACTACGTGGAGGTCTACTACCCATCAGTGAAGGACACGGCCGTGTGGCAGGCTGAGTGCCTGCCCCAGCTGAACGACTTCTTCAGCCGCTTCTGGGCCCAACGGGAAATGGAGGACAGCCAGCCCGGTGGCCAGGTCGCTGGCTTCTTCGAGGCTGAGCAAGTGGACACCAGCCACTTCCTGGACAACAAAGACCAGGAGGAGGCCCTGTCCCTGGACCGGAGCAGTACCATCGCCTCGGACCACGTGGTGGACACGCAGGACCTAACTGAGTTCCTGGACGAAGCCTCGTCGCCAGGGGAGTTCGCGGTCTTCCTTCTGCACCGGCTCTTCCCCGAGCTCTTCGACCACCGAAAGCTGGGCGAGCAGTACAGCTGCTACGGGGACGGAGGCAAGCAGGAGCTAGACGCACAGAGGCTGCAGATCATCCGCAACTACACGGAGATCTACTTCCCCGACATGCAGGAGGAGGAGGCCTGGCTGCAGCAGTGCGCCCAGCGCATCAACGACGAGCTGGAGGGCCTGGGGCTGGACGCGGGCAGCGAGGGCGAGCCCCCGCGGGACGACTGCTACGACTCTTCCAGCCTTCCCGATGACATCTCCGTGGTCAAGGTGGAAGACAGCTTCGAGGGCGAGCGGCCCGGCCGGCGGTCCAAGAAGATCTGGCTGGTGCCCATCGACTTCGACAAGCTGGAGATCCCGCAGCCCGACTTCGAGGTGCCTGGCGCCGACTGCCTGCTCAGCAAGGAGCAGCTGCGCAGCATCTACGAAAGCAGCCTGTCCATTGGCAACTTTGCCTCACGCCTGCTCGTGCACCTGTTCCCCGAGCTCTTCACCCACGAGAACCTGCGCAAGCAGTACAACTGCAGCGGCTCGCTGGGCAAGAAGCAGCTGGACCCATCCCGCATCAAGCTCATCCGCCACTACGTGCAGCTACTCTACCCGCGGGCCAAGAATGACCGCGTCTGGACACTGGAGTTCGTGGGCAAACTGGACGAGCGCTGCCGGCGCCGGGACACGGAGCAGAGGCGCTCCTACCAGCAGCAGCGCAAGGTCCATGTGCCGGGCCCGGAGTGCAGGGACCTGGCCAGCTATGCAATCAACCCCGAGCGGTTCCGGGAGGAATTTGAGGGGCCCCCGCTGCCCCCCGAAAGGAGCAGCAAGGACTTCTGCAAGATCCCCCTGGATGAGCTGGTGGTGCCCTCGCCCGACTTCCCGGTGCCTTCGCCATACCTGCTGTCAGACAAGGAGGTTCGCGAGATCGTGCAGCAGAGCCTCTCTGTGGGCAACTTCGCCGCGCGGCTGCTCGTCAGGCTCTTCCCCGAACTCTTCACCGCCGAGAACCTACGGCTGCAGTACAACCACTCCGGGGCGTGCAACAAGAAGCAGCTGGACCCCACGCGGCTGAGGCTCATCCGCCACTACGTGGAGGCCGTGTACCCGGTGGAGAAGATGGAGGAGGTGTGGCACTATGAATGTATCCCCAGCATCGACGAACGGTGCCGCCGCCCCAACAGGAAGAAATGCGACATCCTGAAGAAAGCCAAGAAGGTGGAGAAGTGA